In Salvelinus fontinalis isolate EN_2023a unplaced genomic scaffold, ASM2944872v1 scaffold_0001, whole genome shotgun sequence, the sequence AGTTTAACCTGACAGATTATCTCTGGTTTAACCTGACAGATTATCTCTAGTTTAACCTGACAGATTATCTCTAGTTTAACCTGACAGATTATCTCTAGTTTAACCTGACAGATTATCTCTAGTTTAACCTGACAGATTATCTCTAGTTTAACCTGACAGATTATCTCTAGTTTAACCTGACAGATTATCTCTAGTTTAACCTGACAGATTATCTCCAGTTTAACCTGACAGATTATCTCTATCTTAACCTGACAGATTATCTCTAGTTTAACCTGACAGATTATCTCTAGTTTAACCTGACAGATTATCTCTAGTTTAACTTGACAGATTATCTCTAGTTTAACCTGACAGATTATCTCTAGTTTAACCTGACAGATTATCTCTAGTTTAACCTGACAGATTATCTCTAGTTTAACCTGACAGATTATCTGTAGTTTAACCTGACAGATTATCTGTAGTTTAACTTGACAGATTATCTGTAGTTTAACCTGACAGATTATCTCTAGTTTAACCTGACAGATTATCTCTAGTTTAACTTGACAGATTTTTAATAGGGatgtttttattatgctaattagatttacGGAGGGGTGCGGACATCGACTCTAGAGGGTTAAAGTAGGCCTTAACCCTATCAGTCCCAAAATCTGCTTTTCATTTATCTGCATGTTCAGCCCTTATTTTTAGCCTCACAATGAAGTGTTTTACCGGTTTCTTTtaggacaaccagggctacaagaagaacacaaaacaattttacataaacagttgcattcatgagttttattgacaaatatcaatattttaaaaaaaataaggtcAGCCAAAGCAAAAACCTAATAAAAAATAATTTCTATGAATACTGTAAGTACAGAAATGGTTTTCCCCGTGGGAAaataatatccaactagtcagcgACAACTGTGTGGcgtttgtgacagcaactatgcaaacttattacagtattatagacactttGTCCAGGGATCTCCTATAATCATCTATGTAGAAGGACCctttacagtattatagacacaaTCCCCTGGGATCTcctatgtagaagaaccctttacagtattatagacactatcccCTGGGATCTcctatgtagaagaaccctttacagtattatagacactatcccCTGGGATCTCCTATGGTTGTCTATGTAGAAGGACCTCTTGTCTCACAAACACAGCTCTAGCTCAACCCCAGTTAAGTTTTGTAGCTCAAACACTTGATGTTTAATTGGAATTAGACACATTGGGTTAGGATTCATCTTAATCTGATTACCCTTCCTCCTAGACTTTGATTGTTGCTTTTATGATATGgttagatatatatatatctttttttttcatAAAAAATGTTTAGATTTTTTGCACTTTGAGATTATTCTTGTATAATGAAAATCGCTTTACAACGgaaatacattattattattatattattgacacTTTGAATCAGACTTGATAGCCTTCGTTGCAAAATTGTTACTGTTAAAGAACAGGTGTAGTGTACAGCAGTCACAGAGTACATGTATTTACCTTGTCTCAAGATTAGTCTCGGTATATCCCTCACACCTCGGGTAAATGGAAAATGAATCAAAGCAAGAAAAACAAGCAATTTCATTTTTGCTTTGATTTGCGGTCAAATTACTCAAAAGAATTCATTGGTGTTGCCATGACGGCAATGTCTCAAGCGTTGGAATCATGACGAACGTTGAACTGAATGCGTTGCTGTCCGTCTCCTCTGCGTTCATCACGTACACTGGGAAATAACAGACTCAGCGCCGACGGTGTACACAACTCCGCCCCAGAGTGTGTGCGCTTGTAAACCTGACCCGCCTCCACTCCGGGTTATAAATCTAAGCTACTACTAAAATAAAACACTTTTAAATGAACTACCATTACATTACAAATCTAACGCTACTACTAAAATAAAACACTTTTAAATGAACTACCATTACATTACAAATATAACATTACTACTAAAATAAAACACTTCTATAATAACTACCATCACATTACAAATATAACATTACTACTAAAATAAAACACTTCTAAAATAACTACCATCACATTACAAATCTAACGCTACTACTAAAATAAAACACTTTTAAAATAACTACCATCACATTACAAATCTAACGCTACTACTAAAATAAAACACTTTTAAAATAACTACCATCACATTACAATTCTAACGCTACTACTAAAATAAAACACTTTTAAAATAACTACCATCACATTACAAATATAACATTACTACTAAAATAAAACACTTCTAAAATAACTACCATCACTTTACAAATCTAACGTTACTCCTAAAATAAAAACCTTGTATTTCTATCTTGGTTTTATTTCGATAAGGTGAACCAATGTGCACATGTCGTTGCCTGCCATGACTAGTTAGCTCCAGCTGAGTGTTTGACAGATCCGtctggatcggaccaagacggcTAAAAACAATCAGTTGATAAcgtctgctagctagctagcctgctaTTTGTTGCCAGGGAAACGAAACAAAGACCGCAGAGAAAGCGAGATCCCCACTCCCTCATTTTATTTGGTCGGGCGGGTGGGAGGACACGATTCGATCATTCTCGCCGCCCGTTAAAGCATGTTTTGCACCAGTTTAAAGTTGATTGCATTAGGAATCAGACTGCCTCCCTGGTGTGACGAAGGTGCCCTGCTCTGTCAGACGGCGAAGTCGGTTCAAAACAAATGTAACATTAATTGTGTAGTAATTAGTAGGATTCGGTGTATTCACAtgtgattgcttttgataaaaacgctttatctgccttcccaatgaaaacgAGTTCTTAGATTACTGTTTGATTTGTGAAGGGAGCTCATCTCCCCTTCCCCGCTTTGCCCCAATAACTGAGAGTAAAATAACTCCCTCAATAAGTAGACCAGAGCCAGCTGGAAGCCAGATATCGTGGAGGAACAGAAAGCATGCTCAACATGAGAGAGGAAATGCCCACCTATACAGACAGGAACCTTGACAATTTTTGTTCAGTGGTAAACGGCCTGAGTAAATCATcttatttatccaccatctttgaatTAAAGTGTTCTTGCCGAAAACAGCACTTTGGCAAAAATAGTAagtttagctagctacacattGAACCAGCATCTGGGCAGAGGAGACAATGCATAGACTATGATTTTAACCATCTtatgccacgttcaaaacaactgggaactcggaaatctcagacttcagacTTCGGtccgttcaagacaactgggaactcagaaaaaaatgcTCAGACTAGGAAAATCGTTTTGAACTGTCAAACATCTCAGAAGTAAATATggatttgctcttaactgacttgcatagttaaataataaaatggtggaataatgttgtttattccaggtggaatggtttcagtcccataatgttgtttattccaggtggagtggtttcagtctcataatgttgtttattccaggtggaatggtttcagtcccataatgttgtttattccaggtggaGTAGTTtcagtgtcataatgttgtttattccaggtggaatggtttcagtcccataatgttgtttattccaggtggTTTCAGTCCCATAATGCTGTTTATTCCAGGTGGTTTCAGTCCcataatgttgtttattccaggtggaatggtttcagtctcataatgttgtttattccaggtggaatggtttcagtcccataatgttgtttattccaggtggaatggtttcagtcccataatgttgtttattccaggtggaatggtctcagtgtcataatgttgtttattccaggtggaatggtttcaggtacataatgttgtttattccaggtggaatggtttcagtcccataatgttgtttattccaggtggtttcagtcccataatgttgtttattccaggtggTTTCAGTCCCATAATGCTGTTTTATTCCAGGTGGTTTCAGTCCcataatgttgtttattccaggtggaatggtttcagtctcataatgttgtttattccaggtggaatggtttcagtcccataatgttgtttattccaggtggagtggtttcagtctcataatgttgtttattccaggtggaatggtttcagtcccataatgttgtttattccaggtggaGTGGTTTCAGTCTCATACTGCTCTCTATTCCAGGTGGAATGGTTTCAGTCCcataatgttgtttattccaggtggaGTGGTTTCAGTCTCATACTGCTCTCTATTCCAGGTGGAATGGTTTCAGTCCcataatgttgtttattccaggtggaatggtctcagtgtcataatgttgtttattccaggtggaatggtttcagtcccgtaatgttgtttattccaggtggaatggtttcagtcccataatgttgtttattccaggtggagtggtttcagtctcataatgttgtttattccaggtggaatggtttcagtcccataatgttgtttattccaggtggagtggtttcagtcccataatgttgtttattccaggtggaatggtttcagtcccataatgttgtttattccaggtggaGTGGTTTCAGTCTCATACTGCTCTCTATTCCAGGTGGAATGGTTTCAGTCCcataatgttgtttattccaggtggaGTGGTTTCAGTCTCATACTGCTCTCTATTCCAGGTGGAATGGTTTCAGTCCcataatgttgtttattccaggtggaGTGGTTTCAGTCTCATACTGCTCTCTATTCCAGGTGGAGTTGTTTCAGTCCcataatgttgtttattccaggtggaATGGTTTCAGTCTCATAATGTTCTTTATTCCAGGTGGAGTGGTTTCAGTCTcataatgttgtttattccaggtggaatggtttcagtctcataatgttgtttattccaggtggaatggtttcagtcccataatgttgtttattccaggtggaatggtttcagtcccataatgttgtttattccaggtggagtggtttcagtctcataatgttgtttattccaggtggaATGGTTTCAGTCTCATAATGTTCTTTATTCCAGGTGGAGTTGTTTCAGTCCcataatgttgtttattccaggtggaatggtttcagtcccataatgttgtttattccaggtggaATGGTTTCATTCTcataatgttgtttattccaggtggaATGGTTTCAGTCTCATAATGTTCTTTATTCCAGGTGGAGTGGTTTCAGTCTcataatgttgtttattccaggtggaGTGGTTTCAGTCTCATACTGCTCTCTATTCCAGGTGGAATGGTTTCAGTCCCATATtgttgtttattccaggtggagtggtttcagtcccataatgttgtttattccaggtggaatggtttcagtcccataatgttgtttattccaggtggagtggtttcagtcccataatgttgtttattccaggtggaatggtttcagtcccataatgttgtttattccaggtggagtggtttcagtcccataatgttgtttattccaggtggaatggtttcagtcccataatgttgtttattccaggtggtttcagtcccataatgttgtttattccaggtggagtggtttcagtcccataatgttgtttattccaggtggaatggtttcagtcccataatgttgtttattccaggtggTTTCAGTCTcataatgttgtttattccaggtggaGTGGTTTCAGTCCCATAATGTTGTTGGCAGAATACTTGAGATATACAAGATGGGGGCGTACACTTTTTTTGGATTACTTCATGGAGCAACAATAACAGCATTTAAAAAAATTCAAACTGACCCCCCTGCAACAGGACAAAGACATGTTATGAGACCCCTGTCTCCTCGAGGACGAAGACGGTATCGACAAGTTTTGGTCGAAAATCCTCTGCGTTACACCCAACAGTACCTAACCCGGTAACTCTCAGTGTAATGGATACCACCTTCTTTGagttaaatcacattatctggtgtaacAATCTATAGCTAAgtctgtggagggagggaggggggacggCGGTCttggaaaaaaattaactatgATGAAATGAATGGATCACACACTAATAAAAATCAAAAATCCTAAATGGACGTTGTGATGTGTAGAATATCATGGGTAAGGTAGAATGTTGCAAATGAGTGGACCATGATCTTTTGAGCTAGTTTTCTGCCTTACGTGTGTATGACTGTTATTAATATGATGATGTATTTCTCATGTCTACATCTGTTTATGTACGTGCttaaaaaataattacaattttagAAATTAACGCATGTTTTGTATATTTAAACATTTGTCTTTCTAAAACATTTACAATTGACCCTATTTGATAACGTTGTGATGTGGAACTACAAGTTCACTCTGTTGGGACTACAAGTTCCATCGGCCCTTAGTCTAGTTAAGTAATTCTGCTGCTGGTCGACCAAGCATGTTCACTCTGTTGGTGTGTTGACGTGAACTCTCCTCGCAGTTCCCGGGAGCAGCGCACAGGTACAAATATATTCGTTATAAACATTGTTTATTGATATAAACGGGGATAACATAATTTATAATTGTATAGCATGACCAACACCAACGTGTGTAAGTTAGTGGTGTGCATGAAATATCGTACCTTGCTATCTAATTTAGTGACCGCACAACGACGTTACATAACTTCTTGTTTGGTAACATCCATGTGCCCGCTAGTTCATGTCCATTCATGCAAGTTAGCAGTAACTTTTGTATATAGCTTTGCATGCAAGTTATCCGTAAATTAGTTCCTGCCTGTTACAAATTGCAAGACATGTCAACACTGTTAATTGAAAAATGTGAAAGTTAGCTACCTagttaattagctagctaactgacgTTACGTCACAGATACATCGACTTTGGTTACATAGTTGATCCGCCCATAGTGCGTGTAGAAACTGATCACTGTCCTCTATTTGGTCTCCTTGTCGTTCTCTATCTGCCCCCCTGTCCGTCTCTGTCCCCCTTTCCCTCTCGATCTGTCCCGTTTCTGTCTctgccactgtctctctctgtctcctttccctctcctacccctgtccctctctatccactgtccctctctctctgtctctctgtccgtctcgcTCTATCccgtttctgtctctctcctaccacAGTCCCTCTccatttgtctctctgtctcatttcCCTCTCCTACCCCTGTCCCTCTCcatttgtctctctgtctatcccttgTTCAGAAGCACACCACCACCATGCCCGAGGGTCCAGAGTTACACTTGGCCAGTCTGTTTGTCAACAGGATGTGTGGGGGGGTGGTGTTCACCGGCCCAGTACGAAAATCAGAGGTCAGTAAGAACCCTGAGGTCTCCTTCTCCTGCCCGGCATACACCATCATCGCCACCTCCAGAGGCAAGGAGGTTCGCCTCACTCTAACCCCCAAGGAGAGTGACTCTGCCCTGGGGAGATGCAGGCGGTAGGTAACCTAGAAGTTCGAGGCCGAATAGTCGCCACAAGGTTACTGGTTCAAtgttacagtttttttttttgtggtgGTGGACCAAAAAATATGAAGTTACTTTGAAAGATGGACAACTAAGTACCATTCTGTTGTCAGGGTGAAGGCAGGTCAGGCCAACCAGGTCCAGACTATGGACATCGTCTTCCGTTTCGGAATGTCTGGATTCTTCCGTTTCACCACGGAGGCGGAGCTTCCTAAACATTCCCACCTGCGGTTCTACACCAACGAGAAGCCCTGTAAGGTTCTGAGCTTTGTGGACACACGCCGCTTTGGCAGCTGGCAACCCAACGGGACCTGGCAAGCCAACCGAGGGCCCTGTATCATGTTTGAGTACCTGAGCTACAGGTAGCCATTTTTCAAACTCCAGAAACTAATAGAAGATGAAATGGACCAGCATTACACAGTGGGATTGGCTACTATTAGAACAACAGGGGTATAGTGCCAAAAATCGGCATTAAACCGTCTATTCTAAATCATCTGTTCTTGTTTGTCGTCTACAAATCCTCCCACCATTTTGTAGAGGATGGGCCTATATGATCGCTGTTCTACATTGCTGTACGTCGTTTCTGTTCCAGGGAGAACGTCCTGTCCCACCTGGCCGACAGAGCGTTCGACCGGCCCATCTGTGAGGCTCTGTTGAACCAGAAGTACTTTAACGGCATCGGCAACTACCTGAGAGCAGAGATCCTCTTTAGGTGACCCGCATCAATCACATTGCCCCAACATCTATGTTAACCGGGATTTAGACTGTGATATTGTTTTAGTAGTAGAACCATGTGATGGTCAGCTATTGTGAGTCATAAAAACGAAACTACCAACACCATTGTTGTACAAGCACATTTTCCAGCTATGACATTACTTTCCTTCTCTgatgagtaaaaattccctagaACTCTTCGTCCTTGTGAGAAACAGACTACAGAAACAACTTCTTCTGATATAATGAGCGTTAATTGAGTTACTCTTTCTTTCAGATTAAACATCCCTCCCTTTGTGAAGGCTCGGACGGTTCTGGAAGGACTTCAAACACATCTGTCTGACGAGGACCGGAAGTCAGTTGTTAAAGAGGAGATCACAGACACCGAGGTCAAAGTGGAGGTCACAGACACCGAGATCAAAGAGGAGGTCACAGACAGAGAAGTGAGAGGGCAGGCCAGGCCCATTGCATGCTTcactccctggctctttcccatTGTGTCCTCTATACTTCCCTCGCTTCTCATTGAAGGAGAAGATCCAAAGGCAAAGAACCCTTTACTACGCCGATGGCGCGATGCTACGCGGTAGAGCGCGCTACTAGGCGCTGATAGCTACGCGGTAGAGCCGATAGCGGTAGAGCCGATGGCGCGATGCTACGCGGTAGAGCCGATGGCGCGATGCTACGCGGTAGAGCCGATGGCGCGATGCTACGCGGTAGAGCCGATGGCGCGATGCTACGCGGTAGAGCCGATGGCGCGATGCTACGCGGTAGAGCCGATGGCGCGATGCTACGCGGTAGAGCCGATGGCGCGATGCTACGCGGTAGAGCCGATGGCGCGATGCTACGCGGTAGAGCCGATGGCGCGATGCTACGCGGTAGAGCCGATGGCGCGATGCTACGCGGTAGAGCCGATGGCGGTAGAGCCGATGGCGGTAGAGCCGATGGCGGTAGAGCCGATGGCGCGATGCTACGCGGTAGAGCCGATGGCGCGATGCTACGCGGTAGAGCCGATGGCGGTAGAGCCGATGGCGCGATGCTACGCGGTATGGCGCGATGCTACGCGGTATGGCGCGATGCTACGCGGTATGGCGCGATGCTACGCGGTATGGCGCGATGCTACGCGGTATGGCGCGATGCTACGCGGTATGGCGCGATGCTACGCGGTATGGCGCGATGCTACGCGGTAGAGCCGATGGCGGTAGAGCCGATGGCGCGATGCTACGCGGTAGAGCCGATGGCGCGATGCTACGCGGTATGGCGCGATGCTACGCGGTATGGCGCGATGCTACGCGGTATGGCGCGATGCTACGCGGTATGGCGTGATGCTACGCGGTATGGCGCGATGCTACGCGGTATGGCGCGATGCTACGCGGTATGGCGCGATGCTACGCGGTAGAGCCGATGGCGCGATGCTACGCGGTAGAGCCGATGGCGGTAGAGCCGATGGCGCGATGCTACGCGGTAGAGCCGATGGCGCGATGCTACGCGGTAGAGCCGATGGCGCGATGCTACGCGGTAGAGCCGATGGCGCGATGCTACGCGGTAGAGCCGATGGCGCGATGCTACGCGGTAGAGCCGATGGCGCGATGCTACGCGGTAGAGCCGATGGCGCGATGCTACGCGGTAGAGCCGATGGCGCGATGCTACGCGGTAGAGCCGATGGCGCGATGCTACGCGGTAGAGCCGATAGCGGTAGAGCCGATGGCGCGATGCTACGCGGTAGAGCCGATGGCGCGATGCTACGCGGTAGAGCCGATGGCGCGATGCTACGCGGTAGAGCCGATGGCGCGATGCTACGCGGTAGAGCCGATGGCGCGATGCTACGCGGTAGAGCCGATGGCGCGATGCTACGCGGTAGAGCCGATGGCGCGATGCTACGCGGTAGAGCCGATGGCCGATGCTACGCGGTAGAGCCGATGGCGCGATGCTACGCGGTAGAGCCGATGGCGGTAGAGCCGATGGCGCGATGCTACGCGGTAGAGCCGATGGCGGTAGAGCCGATGGCGCGATGCTACGCGGTAGAGCCGATGGCGGTAGAGCCGATGGCGCGATGCTACGCGGTAGAGCCGATGGCGCGATGCTACGCGGTAGAGCCGATGGCGCGATGCTACGCGGTAGAGCCGATGGCGCGATGCTACGCGGTAGAGCCGATGGCGGTAGAGCCGATGGCGCGATGCTACGCGGTATGGCGCGATGCTACGCGGTATGGCGCGATGCTACGCGGTAGAGCCGATGGCGCGATGCTACGCGGTAGAGCCGATGGCGCGATGCTACGCGGTAGAGCCGATGGCGCGATGCTACGCGGTAGAGCCGATGGCGCGATGCTACGCGGTAGAGCCGATGGCGCGATGCTACGCGGTAGAGCCGATGGCGCGATGCTACGCGGTATGGCGCGATGCTACGCGGTAGAGCCGATGGCGCGATGCTACGCGGTAGTCTTTCTGTTATTCATATTCAACTAACTACTGTTTCCTGTGTTGATCAGATATCAGACAGAGCTGCTGTGAAAGAGGATGAGACCCCTGACCTGCTCCGTCTCTGTCACACAGTACCTCTGGAGGTCATCAAGTTAGGTACAATAAATACTCACAGTTTTCCATTTAACTATCAAGTTGTGTACAGTATCGCTCCGCTGTACAATATAATTTTGCTGTTGTGAAGTTGGGTGCAACGATCACTCATAGAAATGACCCT encodes:
- the neil1 gene encoding endonuclease 8-like 1 isoform X1, which codes for MPEGPELHLASLFVNRMCGGVVFTGPVRKSEVSKNPEVSFSCPAYTIIATSRGKEVRLTLTPKESDSALGRCRRVKAGQANQVQTMDIVFRFGMSGFFRFTTEAELPKHSHLRFYTNEKPCKVLSFVDTRRFGSWQPNGTWQANRGPCIMFEYLSYRENVLSHLADRAFDRPICEALLNQKYFNGIGNYLRAEILFRLNIPPFVKARTVLEGLQTHLSDEDRKSVVKEEITDTEVKVEVTDTEIKEEVTDREISDRAAVKEDETPDLLRLCHTVPLEVIKLGGKGYDPEKMDYTDFKAWLQCYYVKGMKSVRDHNGRTMWFKGDPGSMAPKDAISPKTKMTVKKEDDHDYKGGKEVKKARSESTMKPKYKKETVVKKKVPQRRAGRRK
- the neil1 gene encoding endonuclease 8-like 1 isoform X3, encoding MPEGPELHLASLFVNRMCGGVVFTGPVRKSEVSKNPEVSFSCPAYTIIATSRGKEVRLTLTPKESDSALGRCRRVKAGQANQVQTMDIVFRFGMSGFFRFTTEAELPKHSHLRFYTNEKPCKVLSFVDTRRFGSWQPNGTWQANRGPCIMFEYLSYRENVLSHLADRAFDRPICEALLNQKYFNGIGNYLRAEILFRLNIPPFVKARTVLEGLQTHLSDEDRKSVVKEEITDTEVKVEVTDTEIKEEVTDREISDRAAVKEDETPDLLRLCHTVPLEVIKLDTLVILRENQPTNVMNQQLLDQRKEIGNVEVIVASF
- the neil1 gene encoding endonuclease 8-like 1 isoform X2, which gives rise to MPEGPELHLASLFVNRMCGGVVFTGPVRKSEVSKNPEVSFSCPAYTIIATSRGKEVRLTLTPKESDSALGRCRRVKAGQANQVQTMDIVFRFGMSGFFRFTTEAELPKHSHLRFYTNEKPCKVLSFVDTRRFGSWQPNGTWQANRGPCIMFEYLSYRENVLSHLADRAFDRPICEALLNQKYFNGIGNYLRAEILFRLNIPPFVKARTVLEGLQTHLSDEDRKSVVKEEITDTEVKVEVTDTEIKEEVTDREISDRAAVKEDETPDLLRLCHTVPLEVIKLGGKGYDPEKMDYTDFKAWLQCYYVKGMKSVRDHNGRTMWFKMPYLPKQR